The following coding sequences are from one Epilithonimonas vandammei window:
- a CDS encoding acyltransferase produces MIKIHPLADVQSESIGEDTMIWQFCVILKNAKIGKNCNINCQVLIENDVVIGDNVTIKPGVQVWDGVTIEDNVFIGPNVTFTNDLYPKSKNTEFELLKTTVKKGASIGANATILAGITIGENALVGAGSVVTKDIPSDTVWFGNPAKQKGTINNGKISYTND; encoded by the coding sequence ATGATTAAGATCCACCCTTTAGCAGATGTTCAGTCTGAATCAATTGGAGAAGATACGATGATTTGGCAATTTTGCGTAATTCTAAAAAATGCAAAAATTGGAAAAAACTGTAATATCAATTGTCAGGTTCTTATAGAAAATGATGTCGTCATTGGAGATAATGTTACTATAAAGCCCGGCGTTCAGGTTTGGGATGGCGTCACAATAGAAGACAATGTTTTTATTGGACCTAATGTTACTTTTACAAACGACCTTTACCCTAAATCCAAAAATACGGAGTTTGAACTTCTGAAAACAACGGTTAAAAAAGGGGCTTCCATTGGCGCTAACGCTACAATATTGGCAGGAATAACCATTGGTGAAAATGCTCTTGTAGGTGCCGGAAGTGTTGTGACGAAAGACATCCCAAGTGATACGGTTTGGTTTGGAAACCCTGCAAAACAAAAAGGAACAATAAATAACGGAAAAATATCATACACAAATGATTAA
- a CDS encoding sugar 3,4-ketoisomerase encodes MLKEPHIIKFDKIGSSQLGFITVAEYPQNMPFEVKRVYWTYYTPQDVTRGGHAHKELQQIIFAVSGTIEFTTEDKEGKKATFILDEPSKGLYIPKLIWRDIKFSHNAVLLCLASEEYSETDYFRNYEDFKAW; translated from the coding sequence ATGTTAAAAGAACCTCATATCATTAAATTCGATAAAATCGGATCCTCACAACTTGGCTTCATAACCGTAGCAGAGTATCCGCAAAATATGCCATTCGAAGTTAAGCGTGTCTACTGGACCTATTATACTCCACAAGACGTGACGAGAGGTGGACATGCTCATAAAGAACTACAACAGATCATTTTTGCTGTTTCAGGAACAATAGAATTTACGACAGAAGACAAAGAAGGAAAAAAAGCAACTTTTATCTTGGATGAGCCATCCAAGGGACTTTATATACCAAAGCTGATTTGGAGAGATATCAAGTTTTCTCACAATGCTGTACTATTATGCTTAGCTTCTGAAGAATATAGTGAGACAGATTATTTCAGGAACTATGAAGATTTTAAGGCTTGGTAA